A portion of the Chryseobacterium tructae genome contains these proteins:
- a CDS encoding NAD(P)/FAD-dependent oxidoreductase: protein MSKEFVDVLVIGAGPSGCVSSSYLKKNNVSVKVVEKTKFPRLVVGESLIPRVMDHFDEAGLFPALDKMGFEKKLGARFLRGDEVCIFDFSNKFGEGWDWTWQVPRADFDNTLAQEVINKGVDLEFETEVIDIKFEGTDSITTVKTKDGETKEIHAKFVIDSSGYGRVLPRLLDLEKPSKLSPHSAIFSHVKDLNREEGEEGTLISFDIIETEVWLWVIPFSNGNTSLGIVGPTEYIEKLSENRDTAEALRKAISLSDYYMKRFGDLDFLFEPRHLKDYSCSVKKLFGDGFALTGNASEFLDPVFSSGMAFATESGMLAAKLALRQLNGEKIDWQTEYTDYILYGVDVFTTYVKEWYTGNLQELFFHQPENPDVKKKICAVLAGYVWNKDNPFVKKHDTVIKNLANLIKLEKQQQS, encoded by the coding sequence ATGAGCAAAGAATTTGTTGACGTTCTTGTAATCGGAGCTGGACCTTCCGGATGCGTATCTTCTTCATACTTAAAGAAGAATAATGTCAGCGTAAAAGTTGTTGAAAAGACAAAATTCCCAAGACTGGTCGTTGGTGAAAGCTTAATTCCAAGAGTAATGGATCACTTTGATGAAGCCGGACTTTTTCCTGCATTGGATAAAATGGGCTTTGAGAAGAAGTTGGGAGCACGTTTTCTTCGTGGTGATGAGGTTTGTATCTTTGATTTTAGTAATAAATTTGGAGAAGGCTGGGATTGGACCTGGCAGGTTCCAAGAGCAGACTTTGATAATACACTTGCTCAGGAGGTAATTAATAAAGGAGTAGATCTTGAATTTGAAACTGAAGTTATTGATATCAAATTCGAGGGAACAGATTCTATCACAACAGTAAAAACCAAAGATGGAGAAACCAAGGAGATCCATGCAAAGTTCGTTATTGACTCAAGTGGTTATGGAAGAGTTTTACCTCGTTTACTTGACCTTGAAAAGCCTTCTAAATTATCTCCTCATTCAGCTATTTTCTCTCATGTAAAAGATCTAAACAGAGAGGAAGGTGAGGAAGGAACTTTAATTTCCTTTGATATCATTGAAACTGAGGTTTGGCTTTGGGTCATTCCTTTTTCTAACGGAAATACAAGTTTAGGAATTGTAGGACCTACCGAATATATTGAAAAACTATCTGAAAATAGAGATACTGCTGAAGCTTTAAGAAAAGCAATTTCTCTTTCTGATTATTATATGAAACGTTTTGGGGATCTAGATTTTCTTTTTGAGCCAAGACATCTGAAAGATTATTCATGTTCTGTAAAAAAATTATTCGGGGATGGTTTTGCTCTCACCGGAAATGCATCTGAGTTCCTTGATCCTGTATTTTCTTCAGGAATGGCCTTTGCTACAGAATCAGGAATGCTAGCAGCTAAACTGGCATTACGACAACTGAATGGTGAGAAAATTGACTGGCAAACAGAATACACAGATTATATCTTATATGGTGTAGATGTTTTTACCACTTATGTAAAGGAATGGTATACCGGAAATCTTCAGGAGCTATTCTTCCATCAACCGGAAAACCCGGATGTAAAGAAAAAGATTTGCGCTGTATTGGCCGGATATGTATGGAACAAGGATAATCCTTTTGTGAAAAAACACGATACGGTAATTAAGAATCTCGCCAACCTCATCAAACTGGAAAAGCAACAACAATCATAA